The Sulfurospirillum halorespirans DSM 13726 genome has a window encoding:
- a CDS encoding HugZ family protein, translated as MKEFIKNIQTAIIGTLDKNNLPFSSYAPYIYDANRFYVYISDIATHAKNIQKTPKASLFFVEDESKTENLFARKRVSLQCDSQKIARGSERFEEVLGLFTEKFDAKMVVTLKKMTDFNLYEFKVNYGEATFGFGKAYFIGGENMDELVERTGDNPHHEVK; from the coding sequence ATGAAAGAATTTATCAAAAATATTCAAACTGCCATCATCGGAACACTGGACAAAAACAATCTTCCTTTTTCATCCTATGCGCCGTATATTTACGATGCCAACCGTTTTTATGTCTACATCTCCGACATCGCCACACACGCCAAAAACATTCAAAAAACCCCGAAAGCCTCACTCTTTTTCGTGGAAGATGAGAGTAAAACGGAGAATTTATTTGCCAGAAAACGCGTCTCATTGCAGTGCGATAGCCAAAAAATAGCGCGAGGCAGTGAGCGTTTTGAAGAAGTTTTAGGTTTGTTTACTGAGAAATTTGATGCCAAAATGGTCGTAACATTGAAAAAAATGACCGACTTTAATCTGTACGAATTCAAAGTCAATTACGGCGAAGCGACCTTCGGGTTTGGCAAGGCGTATTTTATCGGTGGGGAAAATATGGACGAACTTGTCGAGCGAACAGGCGATAATCCGCATCACGAGGTGAAGTAA
- a CDS encoding GNAT family N-acetyltransferase encodes MTIENSVTLAIAKKEELPKFKKDLQASFAVAVVETFGSTLDGPIPSDEDIEASFNESGAVIYHILSNGEKVGGAVVTINELTQHNALSFFFICVNAHGKGMGTQAWKAIEERHPKTKVWETHTPYFEKRNIHFYVNKCGFHIVEYFNKHHIDTHSPHDHNLPEDEDFFRFEKTMKEP; translated from the coding sequence ATGACTATTGAAAATAGCGTTACATTGGCTATTGCAAAAAAAGAAGAACTACCCAAATTTAAAAAAGACCTACAAGCATCCTTTGCTGTGGCAGTAGTTGAAACGTTTGGCTCCACACTAGATGGTCCGATTCCCTCAGATGAAGATATTGAAGCCTCTTTCAATGAATCGGGTGCGGTTATTTATCATATACTCTCCAACGGGGAAAAAGTAGGCGGTGCGGTCGTAACCATCAATGAACTTACCCAACACAATGCACTCTCTTTCTTCTTTATCTGCGTCAATGCACACGGCAAAGGCATGGGTACGCAAGCATGGAAAGCCATCGAAGAAAGGCACCCTAAAACAAAAGTTTGGGAAACACATACGCCTTATTTTGAGAAACGCAACATCCATTTTTACGTCAATAAATGTGGCTTTCATATTGTAGAATACTTCAATAAACATCACATCGATACACATTCGCCACACGACCACAACCTTCCCGAAGATGAAGATTTTTTTCGATTTGAAAAAACGATGAAAGAGCCATAA
- a CDS encoding AEC family transporter — protein MNIAIAILSIYVFILFGFIAKKIFKEQIQERGMSIITVYFLHPIFSFWGLSTRPITLSLLQVPLYYVLISCVTIVLGYIFARLFFTDDKEKAIMSIAVALGNTGNLGIPLGIALFGEESIIYTSMISFANTFMTYTLGVFFYSGGTSNLKASLLNIIKLPVIWASFIALALNFAQVQIPPTIFKSLEMGAYCMIVLQLIVFGMYLCNVKIKTLNYKLLLHVNLVKFIVAPLMSAWILFYLLPIEPMVAAILLVQLIMPLALNNINVAAIYGCKPVDVASLVFFTSFIFIPYLMFISYLLNYFHIVSL, from the coding sequence ATGAATATTGCCATTGCGATCTTGTCGATTTATGTTTTTATCCTCTTTGGATTTATCGCGAAAAAGATTTTTAAAGAGCAGATACAAGAGCGCGGCATGAGCATCATCACTGTCTATTTTCTGCACCCCATTTTCTCGTTTTGGGGACTTTCCACCAGACCTATAACACTTTCTTTACTGCAAGTGCCCTTGTATTATGTGCTGATTTCATGTGTGACGATTGTGCTTGGCTACATCTTTGCGCGACTTTTTTTTACGGACGATAAAGAAAAAGCGATCATGAGTATCGCCGTAGCCCTTGGCAATACGGGCAATCTTGGTATTCCTCTGGGCATTGCGCTCTTTGGTGAGGAGTCCATCATCTACACCAGCATGATCAGCTTTGCCAATACCTTTATGACCTATACTTTAGGTGTTTTCTTCTACTCAGGTGGCACCTCTAACCTCAAAGCATCCCTGCTCAATATCATCAAACTTCCCGTCATCTGGGCATCTTTTATCGCCCTAGCACTGAATTTTGCACAGGTTCAAATCCCACCGACAATTTTTAAATCGTTAGAGATGGGTGCCTACTGTATGATCGTGCTTCAACTCATCGTCTTTGGCATGTATCTGTGCAATGTCAAGATCAAAACGCTCAATTATAAACTGCTTTTACATGTAAACCTTGTGAAGTTCATCGTTGCACCTCTGATGAGCGCTTGGATACTCTTTTACCTTCTTCCCATCGAGCCAATGGTTGCAGCGATCTTACTGGTTCAGCTCATCATGCCTTTGGCACTCAATAATATCAATGTTGCAGCCATTTATGGCTGTAAACCTGTCGATGTCGCCTCTTTGGTGTTTTTTACCTCGTTTATTTTCATCCCTTATCTTATGTTTATTAGCTATCTTTTGAACTATTTTCATATCGTTTCACTCTAA
- a CDS encoding GrpB family protein: protein MTKEELGKLYPIQLSEYTTNWEQLYEQEIKDLQTILGGNLALGFEHIGSTAIPGMLAKPTIDILVDIPEDTKPREIIDKMPDNYIHMQEVTSSMMFVKGYTPTGLANESFHIHLGPKSKHFLWDRVFFRNYLIMNPNEQKEYINLKIKLQKKFKYDREGYTHGKSEYIKRITTKAKEIANSIQI, encoded by the coding sequence ATGACAAAAGAGGAACTTGGAAAACTGTATCCTATTCAATTATCTGAATATACTACAAATTGGGAACAATTATATGAACAAGAGATCAAAGATTTACAGACAATCTTAGGAGGTAACCTTGCTCTTGGATTTGAGCATATCGGAAGTACAGCTATCCCAGGAATGCTTGCAAAACCGACAATAGATATACTCGTTGACATCCCAGAAGACACAAAACCACGTGAAATCATAGATAAAATGCCAGATAACTATATCCACATGCAAGAAGTAACAAGCTCTATGATGTTTGTTAAGGGATATACTCCAACTGGCTTAGCAAATGAGTCGTTTCATATTCACCTAGGGCCAAAATCTAAACACTTTCTATGGGACAGAGTGTTTTTCAGAAACTATTTAATAATGAATCCAAATGAACAGAAAGAATACATAAACCTAAAAATTAAGCTTCAGAAAAAATTCAAATATGACAGAGAAGGATATACGCATGGAAAAAGCGAATATATAAAGCGTATAACCACAAAGGCGAAAGAGATTGCCAATTCAATTCAAATATGA
- a CDS encoding gamma carbonic anhydrase family protein, with translation MISSHQGVSPRIDPTAFIAPNAMVYGNVTIGANARILFGAQIIAEGGAICIGDECVVMENAVLRSLDNHPLNIANNCLIGPHAHVVGCHLEEEVFVATNASVLHGSHVGARSEIRIGAVVHIKSRLKADSMVPIGWVAVGNPASILPTEEHECIWRIQKPLNFPLSVYGLERDEATTKKVTQKLCAKLASLKED, from the coding sequence ATGATTTCAAGTCATCAAGGCGTATCTCCGCGCATCGACCCTACCGCGTTTATCGCTCCTAATGCTATGGTTTATGGCAATGTTACCATTGGTGCGAACGCTCGCATTTTGTTTGGGGCGCAAATTATCGCAGAAGGTGGCGCGATTTGCATTGGCGACGAGTGTGTTGTCATGGAAAATGCGGTGCTTCGAAGCCTTGATAATCACCCTTTAAACATCGCAAATAACTGCCTTATCGGCCCGCACGCGCATGTCGTTGGCTGTCATTTGGAAGAAGAGGTCTTTGTGGCGACCAATGCTTCTGTTTTGCATGGTTCACACGTGGGTGCTCGCAGTGAAATTCGCATTGGCGCGGTGGTTCACATCAAATCACGCCTCAAAGCTGATAGCATGGTACCCATCGGTTGGGTTGCCGTGGGCAATCCTGCTTCCATCCTTCCAACCGAAGAGCACGAGTGCATCTGGCGCATCCAAAAACCTCTGAATTTTCCTCTTAGCGTTTACGGATTGGAGCGCGATGAAGCGACGACCAAAAAAGTGACGCAAAAGCTTTGTGCGAAACTGGCAAGTTTGAAGGAAGATTAG
- a CDS encoding amino acid permease produces the protein MHAKGLSRGLKNRHVQLIALGGAIGTGLFLGVSTTVQLTGPAVLLGYALGGFIAFMIMRQLGEMVVEEPVAGSFSHFANKYWHPFAGFASGWNYWILYVLVGMAELTAIGTFVHFWLPNIPTWASAAFFFVLVNLVNLVNVRIYGEFEFWFSIIKVAAIIAMIAFGSYLLISGNGGETAHFSNLWALEGGFFPHGIQGFLMAMVFIMFSFGGLELIGIAAAETDDPSHTIPRATNQVIYRILIFYIGALAILLSLMPWMNMTKDVTPFVMVFSSLNENLIAHVLNAIVLTAALSVYNSGVYSNSRMLFGLASQGNAPKMLMSLNAKGVPVNAVLFSALITGMCVVLNYFMPEDAFKFLMALVVSALVVNWFMISFAHLKFRYAKIKEGIEPKFKAFWFPIGNIICLLFFVMILVIMLFIDGINISVYLIPAWIALLAVGYKLSRK, from the coding sequence ATGCACGCAAAAGGGCTTTCACGAGGTCTTAAAAATAGACACGTTCAACTTATTGCATTGGGCGGAGCTATTGGAACGGGACTTTTTTTAGGGGTTTCTACTACGGTTCAACTCACAGGTCCAGCGGTACTTTTAGGGTATGCGTTGGGGGGATTTATTGCATTTATGATTATGCGTCAACTGGGCGAAATGGTCGTCGAAGAGCCAGTTGCTGGTTCATTTAGCCATTTTGCGAACAAATACTGGCATCCGTTTGCGGGCTTTGCTTCTGGCTGGAACTACTGGATATTGTATGTTTTAGTCGGCATGGCAGAACTGACCGCCATTGGTACGTTTGTCCATTTTTGGTTGCCAAACATTCCGACATGGGCGTCGGCGGCGTTTTTCTTTGTCTTGGTTAACCTTGTAAATCTTGTGAATGTTCGCATTTACGGTGAATTTGAGTTTTGGTTTTCCATCATCAAAGTCGCGGCGATTATCGCGATGATCGCGTTTGGTAGTTACTTGCTGATCAGTGGAAACGGTGGAGAGACGGCTCATTTTAGTAATCTTTGGGCGTTAGAGGGTGGCTTTTTCCCACATGGCATCCAAGGCTTTTTGATGGCGATGGTCTTCATCATGTTCTCCTTTGGTGGACTGGAGCTCATCGGCATTGCCGCCGCAGAGACGGACGATCCAAGCCATACGATTCCTCGCGCTACGAACCAAGTCATTTACCGAATTTTGATCTTTTACATCGGTGCATTGGCGATCTTGCTCTCATTGATGCCATGGATGAATATGACCAAAGACGTGACACCGTTTGTGATGGTGTTTAGCAGTCTCAATGAAAATCTCATCGCGCATGTGCTCAATGCCATCGTGTTAACAGCCGCTCTTTCGGTCTATAACAGCGGTGTTTACTCCAACTCGCGTATGCTCTTTGGCTTAGCGTCACAAGGCAATGCGCCTAAGATGCTGATGAGTTTGAACGCTAAAGGTGTGCCTGTCAATGCCGTGCTTTTTTCAGCGCTCATTACAGGAATGTGTGTTGTGCTCAACTACTTTATGCCCGAAGATGCGTTTAAGTTTTTGATGGCGTTGGTTGTTTCAGCCCTTGTCGTGAACTGGTTTATGATCAGCTTTGCGCACCTCAAATTTCGCTATGCGAAGATCAAAGAGGGAATTGAGCCCAAATTTAAAGCATTTTGGTTCCCGATTGGCAACATCATCTGCCTTCTTTTCTTTGTGATGATTTTGGTCATTATGCTTTTCATCGATGGCATTAACATCTCTGTTTATCTCATCCCAGCATGGATCGCTCTGCTTGCCGTTGGGTATAAACTCTCTCGCAAATAA
- the thiC gene encoding phosphomethylpyrimidine synthase ThiC, whose amino-acid sequence MSKVLDNLEKIDASYIQNFPSSRKIYIQGSRKDIQVPMREITLNATSLRDGTFEENPPLHVYDTSGVYTDPNVKIDLHKGLEPLRAKWIEERNDTEQLDDFNSVYFHKRHDDQELNALRFPNLKKPRRAMSGKNITQMHYARQGIVTPEMEYVAIRENCNLEEARKNKLLGAQHKGEHFGANLPDVYTPEFVRQEIAAGRAVLPLNVNHPEAEPMIIGRNFMVKINANIGNSATTSSIEEEVEKMLWSTRWGGDTVMDLSTGKNIHETREWILRNSAVPIGTVPIYQALEKVNGIAEDLTWEVFRDTLIEQAEQGVDYFTIHAGVRLAYVPMTAKRLTGIVSRGGSIMAKWCLHHHKESFLYTHFEEICDIMKAYDVAFSLGDGLRPGSLYDANDEAQFAELETLGKLTKIAWKHDVQVMIEGPGHVPMQMIKENMNKELEDCFEAPFYTLGPLVTDIAPGYDHITSAIGAAQIGWYGTAMLCYVTPKEHLGLPNREDVKEGIIAYKIAAHAADLAKGFPGAQIRDNAMSKARFEFRWYDQFNIGFDPDRAREYHDKTLPVESAKVAHFCSMCGPKFCSMKISQDVRDYAAKIGAEDVTIALEKGMEEQAQHFKETGGQIYM is encoded by the coding sequence ATGAGTAAAGTACTCGACAATCTTGAAAAAATAGATGCTTCATACATTCAAAACTTCCCAAGTTCTCGTAAAATTTACATCCAAGGCTCACGCAAAGACATTCAAGTCCCGATGCGTGAAATCACCCTCAATGCGACTTCGCTTCGCGATGGCACGTTTGAGGAAAATCCACCGCTTCATGTCTATGACACCTCAGGTGTTTACACTGACCCCAACGTCAAAATCGACCTACACAAAGGTTTGGAGCCACTACGTGCCAAGTGGATCGAAGAGCGAAATGATACTGAGCAATTAGACGATTTTAACTCCGTCTATTTTCATAAGCGTCACGATGACCAAGAGTTGAACGCCCTACGCTTCCCTAACCTCAAAAAACCACGTCGCGCAATGAGTGGCAAAAACATCACTCAAATGCACTACGCCCGTCAAGGCATCGTCACGCCTGAGATGGAGTATGTCGCTATTCGTGAAAACTGCAACCTTGAAGAGGCGCGCAAAAACAAACTCTTAGGCGCGCAACACAAAGGCGAGCATTTTGGTGCGAACTTACCCGATGTTTATACACCCGAATTTGTCCGCCAAGAGATCGCCGCAGGTCGTGCCGTCCTTCCACTCAATGTCAACCATCCTGAAGCCGAACCGATGATTATCGGACGCAATTTCATGGTCAAGATCAACGCGAACATCGGAAACTCCGCTACCACCTCATCCATCGAAGAAGAGGTCGAGAAAATGCTTTGGTCAACACGTTGGGGTGGTGACACCGTAATGGACTTGTCCACAGGTAAAAACATCCACGAAACCAGAGAGTGGATACTTAGAAACTCTGCCGTGCCTATCGGAACTGTGCCCATTTACCAAGCCTTAGAGAAAGTGAATGGCATCGCCGAAGACCTTACATGGGAAGTGTTTCGTGACACACTTATCGAACAAGCTGAGCAAGGTGTGGACTACTTTACCATTCATGCAGGTGTGCGCCTTGCTTACGTGCCGATGACGGCTAAACGCCTTACGGGCATCGTCTCTCGTGGCGGTTCCATCATGGCAAAATGGTGTCTGCACCATCACAAAGAGAGTTTTTTATACACCCATTTTGAGGAAATCTGTGACATCATGAAAGCCTACGATGTCGCCTTTTCACTCGGAGATGGCTTACGCCCTGGCTCACTTTATGATGCCAACGATGAAGCCCAATTTGCCGAGCTTGAAACGCTAGGAAAGCTTACTAAAATCGCATGGAAACACGACGTGCAAGTGATGATCGAAGGCCCCGGTCACGTGCCGATGCAAATGATTAAAGAGAATATGAACAAAGAGTTAGAAGACTGTTTTGAAGCGCCCTTCTACACCCTTGGCCCCTTGGTCACCGACATCGCTCCAGGGTACGATCACATCACCTCAGCCATCGGTGCAGCTCAAATCGGCTGGTACGGCACAGCCATGCTCTGCTACGTCACCCCAAAAGAGCACTTAGGCTTGCCAAACCGTGAAGACGTCAAAGAAGGCATCATCGCCTACAAAATCGCCGCCCACGCCGCCGATCTCGCCAAAGGCTTCCCGGGTGCGCAAATCCGCGACAACGCGATGAGTAAAGCGCGCTTTGAGTTTCGCTGGTACGACCAGTTCAACATAGGCTTCGACCCAGATAGAGCACGTGAATACCATGACAAAACCTTGCCAGTAGAGAGTGCCAAAGTAGCGCATTTCTGCTCCATGTGCGGTCCAAAATTCTGCTCCATGAAAATCTCGCAAGATGTGCGTGACTACGCCGCTAAAATTGGTGCGGAAGATGTTACGATAGCCCTAGAAAAGGGCATGGAAGAACAAGCCCAACACTTTAAAGAAACAGGCGGACAGATTTACATGTAA
- a CDS encoding DUF5677 domain-containing protein: MNDQVKTWAVIASHYIGECFDHCQHLLDQDNSTLDSSVRFISTQLYLDCHFSSESSLILIQEGKEWDADIINRSIIEGTVKYLYMIACDDVSKKERAHEYWYILPKFSAIKRHQRAKDLLDAINGYDDSNWQAIKEQLLSEEKIAEFRSGLNRNERKAIEQKWSFSEIVNEFAKSKQDGLEMLVHLAYNYGMSSHLIHKDGDGVGMVWDRCMREPKRQMAVKLGHSSRIISDICVLSRLRSMYLMKACSEDYKVLSELETKYKHLFSELAMAIENFNKVEYGT; encoded by the coding sequence TTGAATGATCAAGTAAAAACTTGGGCTGTAATTGCAAGTCATTATATTGGGGAATGTTTTGACCACTGTCAACATCTTCTTGATCAAGATAATTCCACTTTGGACTCTTCAGTTAGATTCATAAGTACCCAACTGTATCTTGACTGTCATTTTAGTAGCGAGAGCTCACTTATATTAATACAAGAAGGTAAAGAGTGGGATGCAGACATCATTAATAGATCAATCATCGAGGGAACAGTTAAATATCTTTATATGATCGCATGTGATGATGTATCTAAAAAGGAAAGAGCACATGAGTATTGGTACATTCTGCCAAAATTTTCCGCTATCAAACGACATCAAAGAGCGAAAGATCTTTTAGATGCCATTAATGGTTATGATGATTCAAATTGGCAAGCAATAAAAGAACAATTACTAAGTGAAGAGAAAATTGCTGAGTTTCGGTCTGGATTAAATAGAAATGAACGAAAAGCTATTGAGCAAAAGTGGTCGTTTAGTGAAATAGTAAACGAATTTGCAAAATCTAAGCAGGATGGGTTAGAAATGCTTGTTCATCTTGCATACAACTATGGGATGAGTAGCCATCTTATCCATAAAGACGGCGATGGTGTAGGAATGGTATGGGATCGTTGTATGCGTGAACCAAAAAGACAAATGGCGGTGAAATTAGGTCACAGTTCTAGAATCATCTCTGATATATGCGTATTAAGTAGATTAAGGTCAATGTACTTGATGAAAGCTTGTAGCGAAGACTACAAGGTACTATCTGAACTTGAAACTAAATATAAGCATTTATTTAGTGAACTTGCAATGGCAATTGAGAATTTTAACAAAGTCGAATATGGAACTTAA
- a CDS encoding TSUP family transporter: MVMLVGLAFFGILVGFSSGFFGIGGGTILVPALIYFGYDIKMAIGISVMQMIFSSMFGSYHNHKAGSLALKSGLILGLGSFIGAAFSGMIVDAMPHLALLILFAVILLLSIYKMFTASLEPQLCPNESTFLLLFIGVFVGAISISTGTGGAIFLTPALVGFLGWDIKKAVGTTLFFVIFGSISGFISLSAHGYVDYAVGAAIGIGSVMGVYFGVKLSHRIDKKMQKRALLILYTVMFLLTFNKILSEMNIL, encoded by the coding sequence ATGGTAATGTTGGTGGGGCTTGCGTTCTTTGGTATTTTAGTAGGATTTTCATCGGGCTTTTTTGGTATCGGCGGCGGTACCATTTTAGTACCGGCGTTAATCTATTTTGGCTATGATATCAAAATGGCGATTGGCATCTCCGTGATGCAGATGATTTTCAGCTCCATGTTCGGCTCGTATCACAACCATAAAGCAGGAAGTTTGGCGCTCAAAAGCGGACTTATCTTAGGGCTAGGCTCCTTTATCGGCGCTGCTTTTAGCGGTATGATCGTCGATGCAATGCCCCATTTAGCGCTTTTAATTCTCTTTGCAGTTATTTTGCTACTCTCTATTTATAAAATGTTTACTGCAAGCCTTGAGCCGCAACTTTGCCCCAACGAATCCACTTTTTTGCTTCTGTTTATCGGAGTGTTTGTGGGCGCTATCTCTATTAGCACGGGGACGGGTGGGGCTATTTTCCTCACCCCTGCACTGGTTGGTTTTTTGGGATGGGACATTAAAAAAGCGGTTGGAACGACCCTCTTTTTTGTGATTTTTGGCTCTATTTCAGGCTTTATTAGTCTCTCCGCACATGGTTATGTGGATTATGCGGTGGGTGCGGCGATTGGTATCGGTTCTGTTATGGGTGTCTATTTTGGTGTAAAACTGTCGCACCGCATTGATAAAAAGATGCAAAAACGCGCATTGTTGATCTTGTATACGGTTATGTTTTTATTAACCTTCAATAAAATTTTAAGTGAGATGAATATCCTATGA
- a CDS encoding chemotaxis protein CheX, which yields MKEAVIQATENFCSTILCEVPQKASELGSYFYGSAIALIENEMEHTWYLFFEKKVLDEIALNLLFEENLCEEDLDDLLKEIANQIIGSAKVILEEKYPHNDYHLSVPEFMGNVATPFPIALQETQHYQIKNSTFVIAK from the coding sequence ATGAAAGAAGCTGTGATCCAAGCGACAGAGAATTTCTGCTCAACCATTTTGTGTGAAGTTCCACAAAAAGCGTCTGAATTAGGAAGCTATTTTTATGGCTCCGCGATCGCTCTCATCGAAAATGAGATGGAACATACGTGGTATCTTTTTTTTGAAAAAAAGGTGTTGGATGAGATCGCGCTGAACCTTCTTTTTGAAGAAAATCTCTGCGAAGAGGACCTCGACGATCTGCTCAAAGAGATCGCCAATCAAATCATCGGCTCGGCTAAAGTGATCTTGGAAGAGAAATACCCCCACAACGACTACCACCTCAGCGTGCCCGAATTCATGGGCAATGTCGCCACACCCTTTCCCATCGCACTCCAAGAGACACAACACTACCAAATCAAAAACAGCACCTTCGTTATCGCAAAATAA